In Columba livia isolate bColLiv1 breed racing homer chromosome 8, bColLiv1.pat.W.v2, whole genome shotgun sequence, a single genomic region encodes these proteins:
- the LOC102096237 gene encoding ADAMTS-like protein 2 isoform X5 → MSRERHCLRQRLQMPQGMNSTMCVGQAKHYQLCQQQPCPANTASFKQQQCSSFNAKAFGKRYYHWMPLYPDDYTSISNKPCDLQCTTRSGERQLMARAQDGTSCKDRTYQGVCINGKCEPVGCDGSLYSPRTMDRCRVCGGDGSTCHRVSGSFRKAISQIGYVFITNIPAGATDILIIERRKTENILALADESGHFFFNGNSAIDNPQNFRVAGTVFKYRRPPSLNSDGLEYIIAHGPTNQSLNAMYYNFNGKMPHITYDYTVPRTPPLRTAAPAVDRPLYRHLPETSQSHPIPADSRAAQDLNATWLSLSPDDTSEQLPLREGQEDLGFGHPHLIQINSTSQTRDWGWKQSEEKYDFQIRQVYHTNTAGEEEEEEAAAVGRETELALRFNRISISTAVPYSMRGSELSENSRIVSSRLRLFRRLCHRDPHNTAFCRELQHLAARLRNSTAAGLWTETAARWPQGLHKAPARKNSLEDLKVEEAFAGSQGEAANYSMMVSAESPLLGASPTANISQAEPLRAPGTESNDFDVSPVGHDDISLADMYRWKVSAYAPCSSTCTSGISTSYAMCVRYDGVEVDETYCDALTRPEPTHEFCTGRDCQPRWETSRWSECSRTCGEGYQYRTVRCWKMLAPGFDSSVYDDLCESAGLARPMERKACKNKACGPQWELSEWSECSARCGTEGTMKREVRCSVEAPLCDKSQKPSSEKTCVGPPCDRRWTASDWGPCSGSCGEGRMSRFITCRNQEGKVISDSQCDPATKPLAVHPCGDKNCPAHWVEQEWDQCDASCGRGTKTRVVLCAGLENGVYREYPEKRCEASQKPEEQAACFRRPCSTWFTTSWSQCSKTCGAGVRLREVKCYQGDVLAQGCDPTSKPEARQTCQLQPCPTEAPEEDCEDKATANCVLVLKVKLCSHWYYRKACCRSCRLRSP, encoded by the exons ATGTCCCGGGAGAGGCACTGCTTGCGGCAGAG gCTTCAGATGCCCCAAGGAATGAACAGCACCATGTGTGTTGGCCAAGCCAAGCACTACCAACTGTGCCAGCAGCAG CCCTGCCCAGCCAACACAGCAAGCTTCAAACAGCAGCAGTGCTCCAGTTTCAATGCCAAAGCCTTTGGGAAGCGCTACTACCACTGGATGCCTCTCTATCCAG ATGACTACACCAGTATCTCCAACAAGCCGTGTGACCTCCAATGCACCACCCGGAGCGGAGAGAGGCAGCTGATGGCCCGAGCACAGGATGGTACCTCCTGCAAGGACAGGACCTATCAAGGGGTCTGCATCAATGGGAAGTGTGAG CCAGTTGGGTGCGATGGGAGCCTGTACTCACCCCGGACGATGGACAGATGCAGGGTGTGTGGAGGGGACGGCAGCACTTGCCACCGTGTCTCGGGCAGCTTCCGAAAGGCAATCTCACAGATAG GTTACGTGTTCATCACAAACATCCCCGCCGGTGCCACGGACATCCTCATCATTGAGcgcaggaaaacagaaaacatcctAG CGCTCGCAGATGAATCCGGACATTTCTTCTTCAACGGCAACTCCGCCATTGACAACCCCCAAAACTTCAGGGTAGCTGGCACAGTCTTCAAGTACCGGCGGCCCCCGAGCCTGAACTCAGATGGGCTGGAGTATATCATAGCTCATGGGCCCACCAACCAGTCTCTGAATGCCATG TACTATAACTTTAATGGGAAAATGCCACACATAACTTATGACTACACTGTACCACGGACACCACCTCTCCGAACTGCAGCCCCCGCTGTAGACAGACCTCTCTATCGTCACCTACCAGAGACCAGCCAGAGCCATCCCATTCCAGCCGACTCCAGAGCTGCCCAGGACCTCAATGCCACGTggctctccctgtccccagatGACACAAGTGAACAGCTTCCTCTAAGAGAAGGGCAGGAAGATTTAGGCTTTGGTCACCCACACCTCATCCAGATCAACTCCACCAGTCAGACTCGGGACTGGGGCTGGAAGCAAAGTGAAGAGAAGTATGACTTCCAGATAAGACAAGTCTACCATACAAACAcagcaggagaggaagaggaggaggaagcagcagcagttggCAGAGAAACAGAGTTGG CTCTCAGGTTCAATCGGATTTCCATCAGCACGGCTGTACCCTACAGCATGAGGGGATCTGAGCTCTCGGAGAACAGCCGCATAGTGTCCTCCAGGCTTCGTCTCTTCAGGCGACTTTGTCACCGAGACCCGCACAACACTGCCTTCTGTAGGGAGCTGCAGCACTTGGCAGCCAGGCTGAGGAACTCCACCGCAGCGGGACTGTGGACAGAGACGGCTGCCCGGTGGCCACAGGGCCTCCACAAAGCGCCGGCCCGTAAGAACTCACTGGAGGACTTGAAGGTGGAGGAGGCATTTGCTGGGAGTCAGGGGGAAGCAGCCAACTACAGCATGATGGTGTCTGCGGAGAGCCCTCTGCTAGGTGCCAGCCCAACCGCGAACATCAGCCAGGCAGAGCCCCTGCGAGCCCCTGGCACTGAAAG CAATGACTTTGATGTGAGCCCCGTGGGCCATGACGACATCAGCTTGGCTGATATGTATCGGTGGAAAGTCTCAGCTTATGCGCCCTGCAGCTCCACATGCACTTCAG GTATCAGCACCTCCTATGCCATGTGTGTCCGGTATGATGGAGTGGAAGTGGATGAAACGTACTGCGATGCCCTAACCAGACCAGAACCTACTCATGAATTTTGCACAGGGAGAGATTGCCAACCTAG GTGGGAGACCAGCCGGTGGAGCGAGTGCTCCAGGACCTGTGGTGAGGGCTATCAGTACCGCACCGTCCGATGCTGGAAGATGCTGGCTCCAGGCTTTGACAGCTCCGTTTATGATGACCTCTGCGAATCGGCGGGGCTGGCCAGGCCCATGGAGAGGAAAGCCTGCAAGAACAAGGCCTGTGGGCCCCAGTGGGAGCTCTCCGAGTGGTCTGAG TGCTCGGCGCGGTGCGGCACGGAGGGGACGATGAAGCGGGAGGTGCGCTGCTCGGTGGAGGCACCCCTCTGCGACAAGTCCCAGAAGCCCAGCAGTGAGAAGACATGCGTGGGCCCACCCTGCGACCGCCGCTGGACTGCCTCTGACTGGGGCCCG TGCTCAGGTTCGTGTGGTGAGGGACGCATGAGCCGCTTCATCACGTGTCGCAACCAGGAGGGCAAAGTGATTTCCGACTCGCAGTGTGACCCGGCCACCAAGCCCCTGGCTGTCCATCCATGTGGAGATAAGAACTGCCCTGCGCACTGGGTGGAGCAGGAGTGGGACCAG TGTGATGCCAGCTGTGGGCGAGGGACAAAGACCCGGGTCGTCTTGTGCGCGGGCTTGGAGAACGGCGTGTACAGGGAGTACCCCGAGAAGCGCTGTGAAGCCTCTCAGAAACCCGAGGAACAAGCTGCCTGTTTCAGGAGGCCATGTTCAACGTGGTTCACCACCTCCTGGTCTCAG TGCAGCAAGACATGTGGAGCTGGTGTGCGGCTGCGGGAGGTGAAGTGTTACCAGGGGGACGTGCTGGCTCAGGGCTGCGACCCCACTTCCAAACCCGAGGCCAGGCAGACGTGCCAGCTCCAGCCGTGCCCCACAGAGGCACCGG AAGAAGACTGTGAAGACAAAGCAACGGCCAACTGCGTGCTGGTGCTGAAGGTGAAGCTGTGCTCTCACTGGTACTACAGGAAGGCTTGCTGCCGGTCCTGTCGCCTCAGGTCACCCTGA